One Mycobacterium paraseoulense genomic window, ACATCGGCCTCGAGACCGTCGGGCTGACCCCCGGCAGCTGGCTCGACGTCGACGACACCTGCCGAGTGCGGGCCATCGAGTCGGACTGGCTCTATGCGGCGGGTGACGTCAATCACCGAGCCCTGCTGACCCATCAGGGCAAGTACCAGGGTCGCATTGCCGGCGCGGCGATCGGTGCGCGTGCGGCGGGCACGCCCTTGGACACCGCGCCCTGGGGCCGCCACGCGACCACTGCCGACCATCACGCCGTGCCGCAGGCCTTCTTCACCGACCCCGAAGCCGCCGCGGTCGGCCTGACGGCCGAGCAGGCGCGGCGGGCCGGGCACCGGGTGCGCACCGTCGACGTCGAGATCGGCGGCGCGGTGATGGGGGCCAAGCTCTACGCCGACGGGTACGCCGGCCGGGCGCGGATGGTGGTCGATCTCGATCGCGAGCACTTGCTCGGGGTCACTCTGGTGGGACCCGGGGTCACCGAGATGCTCCATTCCGCCACCATCGCCGTCGCGGGCGAGGTGCCCATCGACCGGTTGTGGCACGCCGTGCCCTGCTTCCCCACGGTCAGCGAGCTGTGGCTGCGGCTCCTCGAGGCGTATCGGGATTCGATCCCATAATTGACGCATGGCCACTGCAGACGGATTCCACCCAGATTTCGACGAGAAGGCGCCGCAAACCATCCGCAACCGGGTGCACCACATCAAGTCGTCGGAGATCAGCTCCGACACCGCGCAATCGGACGGGCTTCGTCGCTTCGCCGCGCTCAGCGGCACATCGGTGGGTGCCGAGAAGCTCTGGATGGGCGAGACACACGCGGCGCCGGCGACCGTGTCGTCCAACCACCATCACGGCGACTCGGAAACCGCCATCTACGTTCGCAGCGGCCACCCGGCGTTCGTCTTCCACGACGGCGTGCAGGAAGTGCGTATCTCGGCGTCGCCCGGGGACTACGTCTTCATCCCGCCGTACCTGCCGCACCGCGAGGAGAACCCCGACCCGACCACGCCGGCGGAGGTCGTCATCGCGCGCAGCACCCAAGAGGCCGTCGTGGTGAACCTCCCGGCGCTCTACCCGCTCTAAACCGTTCGGTAGACGGCGATTTCGACCAGATTCCCATCGACGTCGCGGCAGTAGTGCGAGGTCATCGGGCCCAGCGCGCCGGTTCTGGTCACCGGTCCTGCGACGATCTCCGCCCCGCACTCCGCCAGATGGGTGCGCACCTCGTCGGGGTTGCTGCGCGTGATGAAGCACAAGTCCTGGGAACCGGCCACCTCGAACGAGGCGGTGACCCAATCCGGATCCTCGGCCAGCGCCCCGACCGGTCGAAGGTTGAGTTTCTGCTCCCCGAACCGCAGCGCGATCCGCGCCGACCGCCCGAACGTCTCCCTCCGCATGCCGAGCACCCGCTCGTACCAGGCCGCGGTCACCTCCACGTCGTTGCAATTCAGCACGACATGGTCGATTCGTTCCACCGCAATCCCCACCGTCGGCCCTCCTGTGCTGGCGCAAAAGCATTCTTGGCCAGAGTAATCCGAGCATCCGGGGGACGACGGTCGCCGGGCGTGGGCTCGGATCTCCTTTACCCTCCCGGCAACCAGACGTTTTAATACGTCTTATGGCCACCCGAGCGTTGGACCTCGAGGCCGCAGATCTGCGGGTTCGGCATGGCAACGTACCCGCAAGCACCCAGCTCGCCGAAGCGCTCAAGGCCGCGATCATCAAGCAGCGCCTGCCCCGCGGCGGACTCCTGCCCAGCGAGCGGGAGCTGATCGATCGCTCCGGCCTGAGCCGGGTAACCGTGCGCGCGGCGGTCGGGCTGCTCGAGCGGCAGGGCTGGCTGGTTCGGCGCCAGGGGCTGGGCACGTTCGTCACCAACCCGGTGCGACAGGAATTGGGGTCCGGCGTGCGCACGATCACCGAGGTACTGGCGAGCTCCGGAATCACGCCGCACGTCGACGTGCTGTCGCACCGCATCGAGGAGCCCCCGCAACGGGTCGCCGACACGCTGGGCTTGCCGAGAGTTCTGTGCATACACAGACGATTTCGCGATGGGGATGCACCCCTTGCCCTGATGATCGCCTACCTACCGCCGGGGCTCGGGAAGGCCGTCGAGCCGCTGCTGTCGAGCGCGTCGGACACGCAGCCCGAGCGGGCGATGGAAAGCACCTACACCATGTGGGAGCGGCGCCTCGACGTGCCCGTCGCCCGGGCCACCTATGAGATCCACGCGGCCGGCGCCTCCCTTGACGTCGCGGGCGCGCTGAATCTGCCGTTGGGCTCTCCCGTGCTGGTGCTCGAACGCGTCAGTTTCGGCACGGACGACAAGCCGCTCGAGGTTGTCGAGTTCCACTATCGTCCCGAGCGATACCGGTTTTCCGTGACGCTGCCGAGGACGATGCCGCGGCCCGCCGCCGGGATCGTCGAGCGGCGTTTGACCGACTGACTTCACCGGCCGACCGACCCTGCCCCGGGCGCTCAGCCAATTCTCAACAGTTTCTTCGCTAACCCGTGGCTTGTCTCCCAGCATCCGCAAAGCCACTGGCCGCAGCATGTTTTCATGACGAACGAGCCCATGTGCGCAAAAGCGGTCGAACGGTACCTGCGCACCCGCGGCCGACGCTATTTCCGTGGCCACCACGACGGCGAATATTTCTTCGTCACCAGCCCCCGCCCGCGACGCCTGCACGTCCATCTCGAGATCTCCCCCGCGCACGGCGACGTGCTGATCGTTCGGGTGACTCCCGGCTGCTTCTTTCCCGCCACAGAGCGCCCCTGGCTGGTGCACTTCTCGGACACCTGGAACCGCGAGGAGCACGAAGTCACCGCGGTCATGCACGGCTCGTGCGACCCGCAACGGATCGGCGTGGTGGCGCGCAGATCCCACTGGATCCGACGGAACACGTCGTTCGAGGAATTCGCCGCCTTCGTCGACCGCACCATCGACGACGCGACCAAATTCTTCGCCGCCTTGAGCCCGGGCGTCGAGCTGCCGACGGCCCATCCGTTGCTGCGCGACGCCGGCTGAACCCGGGTCCTCTGCGCTAGCGGCCCGACCGCGCGAGCAAACGGAAACCGTATTCTCTAATTTGGAGAGTAGAATTTGCTCCGCCGGGCAGGTTTGGGAGCTACGTCACACCGGCAATCAGTAGCAGAGCGCAGGAACACGACAGCGGGGAGCCATGACGGGCAGCGGCAACGAGGTGGCCGACAACCACGAGACCACCAAGTGGGACCCGGCCTTCACCGAGCAGGTCAGCAAGACCCTCGGACCGGTCGTCAAGCGGTGGTATCGGGCCGAGGTGCGCAACATAAGCAATGTGCCGTCGTCCGGGGGAGCGCTGGTGGTGTCCAACCACTCGGGCGGCATGCTGACACCGGACGTGCTGATCTTCTCCCCCGCGTTCTACGGCGAGTTCGGCTACGACCGCCCGGTCTACACGCTGGGCCATTACGGCCTGTTCATGGGCCCCCTGGACGGCTGGCTGCGCCGCCTCGGGGTCATCGAGGCCAGCCGTGAAAACGCTGCCGCGGCATTGCATTCCGGCGCCGTGGTGCTGGTCTTCCCCGGCGGCGACTACGACTCGTACCGGCCCACCTTCAGTGCCAACACCATCGACTTCAACGGACGCACCGGCTACGTGCGGACCGCCATCGAAGCCGGGGTGCCGATCGTGCCCACCGTCTCGATCGGGGGCCAGGAGACCCAGCTCTTCTTGACCCGCGGCAACTGGCTGGCGCGCAAGTTGGGGCTGACGAAGGCGCGCATGGACATCTTGCCGGTCAGCTTCGGGGTCCCCTTCGGCCTGAGCGTGATCTTCCCGCCCAACCTCCCGCTACCCGCCAAGATCGTCACCGAGGTGCTCGAGCCGATCGACGTCGCCGCCCAGTTCGGCGAGGATCCCGACGTCGACGAGGTCGACGCGCATGTGCGCGGGGTCATGGAATCGGCGCTCAAGCGACTGGCCGGCCAGCGCCGGCTGCCCATCCTCGGCTAACCCACAGCAACCGATGGCTTGGGACTCGATACCATGCGAAAGCGTCTGCAGCACAAGCTGATTCCAACCGTCCTGGAGTCGGCACAGCGAGGTGGCCGGTGAAACGGCTCAACGGCATGGACGCGATGCTGCTCTACAGCGAGACGCCCAACCTGCACACGCACACGTTGAAAGTGGCGGTCATCGAGCCCTCCGACCCCGGGTTCGGTTTCGAGGCGTTCCGCTTTCACGTGCGCCGCCGGCTGCACCTGCTGGAACCGTTGCGCTACAAGCTCGTCGACATCCCCTGGCAGCTTCATCACCCGATGTGGCAGGAGGACTGCGACGTCGACCTCGACTATCACCTGCGCCGGGTGCGGGTGCCGGCGCCGGGCGGGCGGCACGAACTCGACGCCGTCATCGGCGAGGTCGCCTCCTCTCCGTTGGACCGCAGCCGCCCGCTGTGGGAGTTCCACTTCGCCGAGGGACTGGCCGGCGGCCGGTTCGCGTTGATCGGCAAGGTGCACCATGCGCTGGCCGACGGCGTCGCTTCCGCCAACCTGCTGGCCCGCGCGATGGATCTGAAGGATGCGCCGACCGACGAGCGCGACAACGACGACGCGGGGACGACCGCGTCGACCGCCGAGCTGCTGCGCGCGGCCGCGCGCGATCACGCCCGGCAGATCGCCGAACTGCCTGGGTTGGCCAGGGACGCCGCCGTCGGGCTGACCCGGGTTCGTCGCCGGTCCAAAGAACGCGGTGGCCATCCGGATCTGGCCAATGCCTTCGATGCACCACCGACGTTCTTGAATCATGTCGTGTCGCCCCGGCGGCGGTTCGCCAGCGCGACGCTACCGCTGGCCGACGCCAAGGCGACGGCCAAGGCGTTGGGCATCACCGTTAACGACCTCATACTGGCGACGGTCGCCGGCGGCCTGCGCACGCTCTTGTTGGCCTACGACGGCGTGGCCGACCGGCCGCTCATCGCGTCGGTGCCGACGGCCACCGACAAGTCGGACCGCATCACGGGCAACGAGATCAGCGGTCTGATGGTCTCATTACCGGTACACGTCGCCGCTGCCACCGAGCGAGCGCGGCTGGTGGCACTGGCGACCCGAATCGCCAAAGAAGACCACGAGATTCTCGGCCCGCAGCTCTACGGCCGGCTGATGGCCTACCTCCCGACGGCCGTCGCCCCGGCCGCATTCCGCTGGCTGGGGCGGCGCGACGCGCCCAACAAGCTGATGAACGTGGCGGTCTCCAGCGTGGTGGGCCCTCGCGAACGCGGCCACTTCGGTGGCGCCGCGGTCAGCGAGATCTACTCCACCGGTGTGTTGTCGCCGGGCGCCCCGGTCAACATCACCGTGTGGAGCTACGTCGACCAGCTCGGCGTTGCCGTGCTCACCGATGACCGCACGTTCAACGACCCGCACGAGGCCACGGATGCGATCAGCGCATCGTTCGCGGAATTGCGCTCCGCCGCGGGGGTTTCCGCCTAGACCGAAAGCACCGCATCCAACACCGAGTAGAACAGGCCCAACCCGTCGTCGGATGGGCCCGTCAACGCCTCGATGGCGTGCTCGGGATGCGGCATCAGTCCGACCACACGACCGTTGGCCGAGCTGACGCCGGCGATGTCATGTAGCGAGCCGTTGGGGTTGTCGTGGTAGCGGAACACCACCCGGCCCTCGCCCTCGAGTTCCTCGACGACGTCGGCGGGGGCCACGTAGCGGCCCTCGCCGGATTTCAGCGGCACCAGCAGGTCCGCGCCGGGCTCGAAACGCGACGTCCATGCCGTCGACGTCGACGCCACCCGCAGCCACACGTCGCGGCAGACGAAGTGTAGGCCGGCGTTGCGGGTCAGCGCGCCGGGGAGCAGCCCGGCTTCACAGAGCACCTGAAACCCGTTGCAGATTCCCAACACCGGCATGCCGCGCTGCGCGGCGGCCACCACCTCGCCCATCACCGGGGCGAACCGGGCGATCGCCCCCGCCCGCAGGTAGTCGCCGTAGGAGAACCCGCCGGGCACCACCACGGCGTCGACGCCCTTGAGGTCGGCGTCCGCGTGCCAGAGGCTGACCGCCTCTGCGCCGACCCGGTGCGCCGCCCGGGCGGCGTCGACGTCGTCCAGGGTCCCCGGAAAGGTGATGATGCCGATTCGTGCCGTCACCGGGGCTCCCGGCTGATGGTCCAGTCCTCGATCACGGTGTTCGCCAACAACGTTTCCGCTATCTCGGCGAGCACCGAATCGTCGACGCTGTCGTCCACTTCGAGTTCGAATCTCTTGCCCTGCCTGACATCTGAGATCCCCGGATGACCGAGTCGGCCCAGTGCGCCGACGATCGCCTGACCCTGTGGGTCGAGAATCTCCGCTTTGGGCATCACATGAACGACTACCCGGCCCACCGGCGCTCCTCCTCAGGTTTGCTTCCGCGCCAACTCTACCGGCGAAAGTGCAGCCCGACCGCTACGGGCACGAGGCAATGTAGGCCTCACACAGCGGCGCGGTCATGGCGTTCAGCACCGGGTCGTCGGCCATCGCCGGCCACGGGACCTGCGGCGGCCCCGACGACCAAAGGGTCAGCTCGCTGATCGTGCTGCTCGCCGGGTGGGCGACCAGGTAGGTGTGCATGACGACCGGACCGCTGATCACCGCGGCCATCCGGTTCGTCTCGTCGCTGGTGACCGACGGTGACTGCAGCGGAGCCCGCTGCTGGCAGGACCGCAGCGCGCCGACGGCGGTGCCGAACACCGACGCGGCGATGGCGCCGCCGCTGGCCGTATCGCCGCGCCAGTGCAGGATCTGAGCCTGCAGCTGCCACTGCCCGTCCGGGTGGGTCACGGTGGCGCGTGCCACGACCGCCGAGTCCCGCGGATCCCGCTGCACCGGGGGCGTGGCACACAACTCCTCGAACCGGAATCGGGGGCCGGGCGTCGCCCCGGTCACTTGCGCCGCGAGGCTCGCAAGCGCCGGCCAGCCATACACCGAGTCCAGCGGCACGGCACGGCGCTGGATCCACGCGGAGTCGGGGATCTGGTCGCACACCGGCGGGCAGGCCTGCGGCTCGGCGTGCCCGGGAACCGCGACGATGAACGACATCGCGAGGCCGCCGACCACCACCATGGTCGCCAGGATCACCCGCATCGGCCTCACCCCCGTCAGGGCACAATCGTAATCATGCAACTGACGCATTTCGGCCACTCCTGTCTACTTGCCGAATTCGACCACACCCGGGTGCTCTTCGATCCTGGGACCTTCGCGCACGGGTTTGAGGGCATAACGGGGTTATCGGCCATTCTCATCACCCACCAGCACCCCGACCACGTCGACGCCACCCGCCTGCCCGCTTTGCTCGAGGGCAACCCGGATGCCGCACTGTACGCCGATCCGCAAACCACCGACCAGCTGGGCGCGCCGTGCCAGGCGGTGCACGTCGGTGACGAGCTAGTAATCGGTGAGCTGACGGTCCGTGCCGTCGGTGGCAAACACGCCGTCATCCACCCGGAAATCCCCGTGATAGAGAACATTTCGTTCCTGGTGGGCGACGCCGATCATCCCGCCAGGCTGATGCATCCCGGTGACGCGCTGTTCGTGCCCGACGAACAGGTCGACGTTCTGGCGGCACCGGCGGCGGCCCCGTGGATGAAGATCTCCGAAGCCGTCGACTACCTGCGCGCGGTGGCGCCGGTGCGCGCGGTACCCATCCACCAAGGGATCATCTCCCCGGATGCGCGGGGCATCTACTACGGCCGGCTCACCGAGATGACCACCACCGATTTCCAGGTGCTGCCCGAGGAGGACGCGGTCACGTTCTGACCGCACCCGGCTAGGCGATATCGTCGGCGACGCCGCGGCCGGCGGCGCGCCCCGAAAAGATGCAGCCGCCAAGGAACGTGCCCTCCAGGGCGCGGTAGCCGTGCACACCGCCCCCACCGAACCCGGCCACCTCGCCGGCGGCGTACAGGCCGTTCAGGGGTGTTCCGTCCGCCTTCAGGACTCGGGCAGCGAGATCGGTCTCTATGCCACCCAATGTCTTTCGGGTCAGGATGTGCAACTTGACCGCGATCATCGGCCCGGCCTTCGGATCGGTCAGCCGGTGCGGTGCCACCACCCGGCCCAACCGGTCGCCCAGGTAACCGCGGGCGGCGCGGATCGCGGTGATCTGGCCGTCCTTGCTGAACTTGTTGGCCACCTCCCGGTCGCGGGCGGTCACCTCGGCCTCCACCGTGGCATAGTCCAGCGGCGCCACGCCGGGCAACTTGTTCATCGCGGTCACCAACTCCCGCAACGATTTCGCGCTGACGAAGTCCACTCCCCGGTCGACGAATGCCTGCACCGGCCCCGGCGGCCCCGAACGCGCGCGGTTACGCAGCAGCTCGCGCAGGCTCTGCCCGGTCAGATCGGGATTCTGCTCCTGTCCGGACAGCGCGAATTCCTTCTCGATGATTTTGGCGTTCAACACGAACCAGGTGTAGTCCTGCCCGGATTTGGTGATGTATTCCAGCGTGCCGAGAGTGTCGAATCCGGGGTAGAGCGGCACCGGCAACCGCTTGCCGCTCGCGTCGAGCCACAGCGACGACGGCCCGGGAATGATCCGGATGCCGTGCAGCGGCCAGATCGGGTCGTAGTTGGTGATGCCCTCGGTGTAATGCCACATCCGGTCCGGGTTGATCACCCGCGCGCCGGCCTGCTGGGAGATGCCGATCATCCTGCCGTCGACGTGGGCGGGCACGCCACTGAGTAGCTGCTCGGGTACGCGGCCCATCCGCGTGGGCCAGTTCTTGCGCACCAGCTCGTGGTTGGCGCCGATGCCGCCGCTGGTGACGATCACCGCGGGGGCGCGGAACTCGAATTGCCCCACGGGAGTTCGTGACGACGCCACGCCCCTGGGTACGGCCGAGGGTTCCAGCACGGTGCCCCGGACGCCCGTCACCGCGCCGCCCTCCACGATCAACTCGTCGACCTGGTGGCGGTGCGCGAAGCGCACCGTCGAGCGATCCCGCAGCTGACGGGCGAAGATCTCGACCAAGGCGGGCCCGGTGCCCCAGGTGATGTGGAATCGGGGCACCGAATTTCCGTGTCCCTGGGCGTCATAGCCCCCGCGTTCGGCCCAGCCCACCAGCGGGAAGATCTTGAGGCCCCGGTCACGCAGCCAACGGCGTTTCTCCCCCGCCGCGAAATCGACGTAGGCGTGCGCCCATTGGCGTGGCCAGTAGTCCTCGGGCCGATCGAACGCCGCGGTTCCGAGCCAATCCTGCAGGGCGAGTTCGTGGCTGTCGCGAATCCCCAGCCGGCGCTGTTCGGGGCTGTCGACGAAGAACAGACCGCCGAAAGACCAGAAGGCCTGCCCACCCAGGTTGGCGCTGCTCTCCTGGTCGAGGATCAGCACCCGCAGACCCCGGTCCACCAATTCGCAGGCGGCCACCAAGCCCGCGAGTCCGGCCCCGACGACGATGACGTCGGCGCCGAATGCCGCGGCCGAAGAATCGCTCATGTCGGACCAGGGTAATGCCCGTGGCGGGCGAGCTGAGGAGACGCTGGATCAGGCCGCGTCGAGAATCGCCTTGTCGCGCCGCCAACGGTAGACCGTCGGTGCGCAGCCGTGCATCAACGACAGGTCGACGGCGTCCACCATCGCCTGCAGCGGGCCGGGTTTGCGGAGGTGACGGGCGGCCACGGCGACCCGGACCACGCCGCCGCGGCGGGCGATCCGCTCCGCGGACAGCACGACCATCCGGCACCACCACGGTTCGGTGAGGAAGCCTTCGCCGATGCCCAATACGCGGGAGCGCACGGTCGAGTGCCGAACCAGGTCGGTGATGCCGTGCAGGTCGGCGAGCATCCGAAAACCATTGTCCGGCAACGCCTTGACAACGCCCGGAGACACCACCCATCCAGGCGCCGCGAACAGCCGGGTGCGCAGCCCGAGGTGTTCGAGCACCCGGTCTGCGGCCATCAGCCGCAGGTTGGCCTCGTGGGCGCGAAGGATGGCGAATTCACCACGGCGCTTCTTGGTGGCCGCGTCGTCATAGCCGTGCAGCACGATGGCGTCACCGCCGGACCGGCGGTTGGTCAGCCATTCGACCGTGCGCGGGTCCCGGTCGAGCCGATAATCACCGCTGAGCCGTGGTGCCACCAACAGCGACAGCGGGACGTTGCGGGCATCCATTTGCGCACAGAACGCCTCGACGTCGGACAGGGTGCGCTCGCCAATCCCTGAGACCGAGACGATCAACTTTCCAGCCACACCCGCAGTTTGACGATCTCAGGTGTCGGAATGGTGAAGGACACGCAGACGGCAGACGTATATCGCTGCGGCCGAGCCGCAGGTCGCGGCGATCTGCGCCACGCGGCAAGGGCCCGCGGGCGGCGGCGGCGAGAATCGGTTCGATATGCTAAGCAACGCCATGGATCAGGCCCCGTACGCAGCGGCCGACATTCCGCTGCCCTACGACCCCGCCGCGCAGCCGGGCGAGGGTGAGCGGGACTATCCCGACAAGCTCGACGCCGGCCTGCTGCGGATTTCCGGCGTGTGCATCCTGGCCACCGTGATGGCGATCGTGGACATCACCGTCGTCAGCGTCGCTCAGCGCACCTTCATCGACCAATTCGCGTCCTCGCAGGCCGTCGTCGCATGGACGATGACCGGCTACACGCTGGCGTTGGCGACCGTGATACCGATCACCGGGTGGGCGGCCGACCGGTTCGGCACCAAGCGACTTTTCATCGGCTCCGTGCTGGCCTTCACGCTGGGATCCCTGCTGTGCGCGCTGGCCGCGAACATCTTGCAGCTCATTGTCTTTCGGGTCATCCAGGGTGTCGGCGGCGGCATGCTGCTGCCCCTGAGCTTCATGATCTTGACCCGTGAGGCCGGCCCGCGACGGCTCGGCCGCCTGATGTCGATCCTGAGCATCCCGATGCTGCTCGCCCCGATCGGTGGCCCGATCCTGGGTGGCTGGCTCATCGACGCTTCCAGCTGGCGGTGGATCTTCCTGATCAACCTGCCGCTCGGGGTCCTCACCATCGCGCTCGCCGGGATCATCTTTCCCAGGGACCACCCGGCGCGGTCGGAAACCTTCGACCTCGTCGGGGTGCTACTGCTGTCACCCGGGCTGGCCACCTTCCTGTTCGCGGTGTCGTCGATTCCGCGTTGCGGCACCGTGGCCGACCGCCACGTGCTGATACCGGCGGGCATCGGTCTGGCCTTGATCGCCGGGTTCGTCGCCCACGCCTGGCGCCGCGCCGATCATCCCCTCATCGATCTGCGGTTGTTCGGCAACCCGGTGCTCACCCACGCCAACGTGACGATGCTGGTGTTCGCCACGGCGTTCTTCGGCGCTGGGCTACTGCTGCCCAGTTACTTCCAGCAGGTGCTGCACCAGACACCGATGCAGGCAGGCCTGCGCATGATTCCCCAGGGACTCGGCGCCATGCTGACCATGCGGCTGACCGGGCCGTTGGTGGACCGGCAGGGGCCGGGCAAGATCGTGTTGGTCGGCATCGCGCTGATCACCGCCGGCCTGGGCACCTTCACCGTCGGCGTCGCCAGGCAGGCCGACTACTTCCCCACGTTGCTGATCGGCCTGGCGATCATGGGCCTCGGCATGGGATGCACCATGATGCCGCTGTCCGTCGCCTCCGTGCAGGCGCTGGCCCTGCACCAGATCGCCCGCGGAACGACCCTGATGAGCGTGAGCCACCAGGTCGGCGGCTCGATGGGTACCGCGCTGATGTCGATGATCCTGACCAATCAGTTCAACCGCAGCGACAGCATCGTCGCCGCGAACAAGCTGGCTGCCTTACAGCAGAAAGCCGCCGTCACCGGCGTCCCGGTCGACCAGTCCGCGATACCGCAGCGGGCGCTGGGCGCAAACTTTGGGGCCACCGTGGTGCACGACCTTTCCCACGCCTATACGGCCGTATTCGTGATCGCGGTGGTGCTAGTGGTGTCGACGATCATTCCGGCGTCGTTTCTGCCGAAAAAGCCGGCGAGCCAAACATTGGGCCATTAGCGCGGTCACTACGGGCGGTGTCGAGGCGTTCAAGCGCCGGTTCGGAACGAACAGCGTGGACGGTCCGACCACCGGTCACCCGCCTGGCCAGCGAGAAAGCGGCGCCCGCCGAATCAAACGGCTAAAAGCTTCCGCGGAGGGGTATCGGAATAGATATGCTCGGCAACACGATGCAGAAGGCCTATTCCGCCCCCTCCGATGCCGCGGGCGAGCCCACTCCAACCGGTCAACCGGACTCGGACAGACACCAGTCTCCCGACAAACTTGACGCCGCGCTGCTCCGTATCGCCGGGGTGTGCGGGCTGGCCTGCATTATGGCGATCCTGGACAACACCGTCGTGCTCGTCGCACAGCCCACCTTCCTCGCGCAATTCGGTTCGACCCAGGCCATCGTCTCCTGGACAATCGCCGGCTACATGCTCGCTTTTGCGACCGTGATCCCGATAACGGGTTGGGCAGCCGACCGCTTCGGCACCAAACGGCTCTTCATGGGTTCGATCTTGCTGTTCACGCTGGGCTCGCTACTGTGCGCGTTGGCACCGAATATTCTGACCCTCATCATCTTTCGGGTGCTGCAGGGTGTCGGTGGCGGCATGCTGTTGCCGCTGAGTTTTGTGATCTTGACTCGCGAGGCCGGACCGAAGCGCGTCGGCCGCCTCATGGCCATCGGAGGCCTCCCGATTCTGCTCGGCCCCATCGGTGGCCCGATTCTGGGCGGCTGGCTAATCGATACTTACGGCTGGAAATGGATCTTTTTGGTGAACCTGCCGGTTGGCCTCGCCGCGTTTGCTCTCGCGGCGGTCATGTTCGCCAAAGATCGCTCGGCGCCGTCGGAGGCGTTCGACTTCGTCGGCGTCCTGCTGCTGTCGCCCGGCGTGGCTGCGTTTCTGATTGGGGTGTCATCGATCCCGGGGCGCGGCACACTGGCCGACCGCTACGTGTTGATACCGGCGCTCC contains:
- a CDS encoding FAD-binding dehydrogenase, with the translated sequence MSDSSAAAFGADVIVVGAGLAGLVAACELVDRGLRVLILDQESSANLGGQAFWSFGGLFFVDSPEQRRLGIRDSHELALQDWLGTAAFDRPEDYWPRQWAHAYVDFAAGEKRRWLRDRGLKIFPLVGWAERGGYDAQGHGNSVPRFHITWGTGPALVEIFARQLRDRSTVRFAHRHQVDELIVEGGAVTGVRGTVLEPSAVPRGVASSRTPVGQFEFRAPAVIVTSGGIGANHELVRKNWPTRMGRVPEQLLSGVPAHVDGRMIGISQQAGARVINPDRMWHYTEGITNYDPIWPLHGIRIIPGPSSLWLDASGKRLPVPLYPGFDTLGTLEYITKSGQDYTWFVLNAKIIEKEFALSGQEQNPDLTGQSLRELLRNRARSGPPGPVQAFVDRGVDFVSAKSLRELVTAMNKLPGVAPLDYATVEAEVTARDREVANKFSKDGQITAIRAARGYLGDRLGRVVAPHRLTDPKAGPMIAVKLHILTRKTLGGIETDLAARVLKADGTPLNGLYAAGEVAGFGGGGVHGYRALEGTFLGGCIFSGRAAGRGVADDIA
- a CDS encoding DUF2334 domain-containing protein; this translates as MAGKLIVSVSGIGERTLSDVEAFCAQMDARNVPLSLLVAPRLSGDYRLDRDPRTVEWLTNRRSGGDAIVLHGYDDAATKKRRGEFAILRAHEANLRLMAADRVLEHLGLRTRLFAAPGWVVSPGVVKALPDNGFRMLADLHGITDLVRHSTVRSRVLGIGEGFLTEPWWCRMVVLSAERIARRGGVVRVAVAARHLRKPGPLQAMVDAVDLSLMHGCAPTVYRWRRDKAILDAA
- a CDS encoding DHA2 family efflux MFS transporter permease subunit; its protein translation is MLSNAMDQAPYAAADIPLPYDPAAQPGEGERDYPDKLDAGLLRISGVCILATVMAIVDITVVSVAQRTFIDQFASSQAVVAWTMTGYTLALATVIPITGWAADRFGTKRLFIGSVLAFTLGSLLCALAANILQLIVFRVIQGVGGGMLLPLSFMILTREAGPRRLGRLMSILSIPMLLAPIGGPILGGWLIDASSWRWIFLINLPLGVLTIALAGIIFPRDHPARSETFDLVGVLLLSPGLATFLFAVSSIPRCGTVADRHVLIPAGIGLALIAGFVAHAWRRADHPLIDLRLFGNPVLTHANVTMLVFATAFFGAGLLLPSYFQQVLHQTPMQAGLRMIPQGLGAMLTMRLTGPLVDRQGPGKIVLVGIALITAGLGTFTVGVARQADYFPTLLIGLAIMGLGMGCTMMPLSVASVQALALHQIARGTTLMSVSHQVGGSMGTALMSMILTNQFNRSDSIVAANKLAALQQKAAVTGVPVDQSAIPQRALGANFGATVVHDLSHAYTAVFVIAVVLVVSTIIPASFLPKKPASQTLGH